A genomic segment from Helicobacter sp. 12S02232-10 encodes:
- a CDS encoding adenylosuccinate synthase → MADLVVGIQWGDEGKGKIVDRLAVNYDYIVRYQGGHNAGHTIVVGGKKYALHLMPSGILYKKCKNVIGNGVVIALDALCNEMDQFQDLEGRLFISDKAHIIMPYHQIIDKAREKSLRNAIGTTCKGIGPCYGDKVARSGFRIRDLKDMAALKQKIQFHLEQIAYLQDLYQVQLPSSKEIENYLQEYASKILPFVTDTTRLLWQGIDEGKKILLEGAQGSMLDIDHGTYPFVTSSTTTASGACSGSGLNPKDLDKIIGISKAYCTRVGNGPFPTEDFGDIGKFLREKGGEFGVTTGRARRCGWFDALSVKYACRINGCTELSLMKLDVLDGLKEVKVCIAYKYKGQTIDYVPSDFNGLEPVYKTYKGWNKTAGVRHFSDLPQEAKDYISDLQELVDTKISIVSTSPERDDTIVL, encoded by the coding sequence GTGGGGAGATGAAGGGAAAGGTAAGATTGTTGATAGGCTTGCTGTGAATTATGATTATATTGTAAGGTATCAAGGTGGGCATAATGCTGGGCATACGATTGTTGTTGGAGGAAAAAAATACGCCCTGCATTTGATGCCTTCAGGTATTTTGTATAAAAAATGTAAAAATGTGATTGGGAATGGGGTTGTTATTGCTCTAGATGCATTGTGCAATGAAATGGATCAATTCCAAGATTTAGAGGGTAGGCTTTTTATTAGTGATAAAGCCCATATCATTATGCCTTATCATCAAATCATTGATAAGGCTAGAGAAAAATCTCTCAGAAATGCCATAGGAACAACCTGTAAGGGAATAGGTCCTTGCTATGGGGATAAGGTTGCTAGAAGTGGATTTCGAATTAGAGATCTGAAAGATATGGCGGCATTAAAACAAAAAATTCAATTTCATTTGGAACAAATTGCTTATTTGCAAGATTTATATCAGGTGCAACTTCCTTCTTCTAAAGAGATTGAAAACTATCTTCAAGAGTATGCTTCTAAAATCTTGCCTTTTGTAACCGATACGACTAGATTGCTTTGGCAAGGTATTGATGAAGGGAAAAAGATTTTGCTTGAAGGGGCACAAGGCAGTATGCTTGATATTGATCACGGGACTTATCCTTTTGTAACAAGTTCGACAACTACTGCATCTGGGGCGTGCAGTGGTAGCGGGCTGAACCCTAAAGATCTTGACAAAATCATCGGTATTTCCAAAGCCTACTGCACTCGTGTAGGGAATGGTCCTTTTCCTACCGAAGATTTTGGGGATATAGGAAAATTTTTACGTGAAAAAGGTGGCGAATTTGGGGTGACTACAGGCAGAGCAAGAAGATGTGGTTGGTTTGATGCTTTGAGTGTTAAATATGCCTGCAGAATTAATGGTTGCACCGAACTCAGCTTGATGAAGTTGGATGTATTGGATGGCTTAAAGGAAGTAAAGGTATGCATTGCTTATAAATATAAAGGTCAGACAATTGATTATGTCCCAAGTGATTTTAATGGTTTGGAGCCTGTTTATAAGACCTATAAAGGTTGGAATAAAACGGCTGGTGTTCGTCACTTTTCAGATTTACCCCAAGAAGCCAAAGATTATATTTCAGATTTGCAGGAGTTGGTAGATACAAAGATTTCTATTGTTTCAACGAGTCCAGAGAGAGATGATACAATTGTCTTATGA
- a CDS encoding flagellar export protein FliJ, with product MKTKFDSLLKLKKQALDKIEREIIKNNYLITAKYQELNTLMVELSEVCIPQVGNYWDFKRTGEIKKILIYQMDFIKEEISGLRNIAKKLQGFYRAASVEYEKIKYLQENEIKKILGHLKKSEIKNLDEVALMLFTSNKENI from the coding sequence ATGAAAACAAAATTTGATTCGCTCCTTAAGCTTAAAAAACAAGCCCTAGATAAAATAGAAAGAGAAATCATTAAAAATAATTATTTAATTACTGCTAAATATCAGGAATTAAATACCCTTATGGTTGAACTCAGTGAAGTTTGCATTCCTCAAGTTGGAAATTATTGGGATTTTAAAAGAACTGGCGAAATAAAAAAGATATTGATTTATCAAATGGATTTTATCAAAGAAGAAATATCGGGACTAAGGAATATCGCTAAAAAACTTCAAGGATTTTATAGGGCAGCTTCTGTTGAATATGAAAAAATAAAATATCTCCAAGAAAATGAAATTAAAAAAATATTAGGACATTTAAAAAAATCAGAGATAAAAAATCTTGATGAGGTTGCTTTGATGCTTTTTACTTCAAACAAAGAGAACATATGA
- a CDS encoding MotE family protein codes for MIKNLLNIALFALFIQNAMAQEIALPDTSQSSSQLLNCNAVFESRKNEIKEQLRELDEKNQAMEALKNATQNIFNQRETKLKERENALSLKLKEIEDKEAKLKAMNDENEAKIKNLIKKNEEVLKEIDQAKNNKLAQTYAKMKDSKAAPIIENLPDMEAAAILFSLSAQDMGKILAKMNPKKAAELTEILKKGPPFKEEKKVLPKKTQNQEIPNELSPKNEDTNTQDSSI; via the coding sequence ATGATAAAAAATCTTCTAAATATTGCATTGTTTGCATTATTCATTCAGAATGCTATGGCTCAAGAAATTGCCTTGCCAGATACTTCTCAATCTTCTTCACAACTTTTAAATTGTAATGCTGTCTTTGAATCTAGAAAAAATGAAATCAAAGAGCAACTAAGAGAACTTGATGAAAAAAATCAGGCTATGGAAGCTCTTAAAAACGCAACTCAAAATATTTTCAATCAACGTGAAACTAAGTTGAAAGAAAGAGAAAATGCTTTGAGTTTAAAACTAAAAGAAATTGAAGACAAAGAAGCTAAGCTCAAAGCGATGAATGATGAAAATGAGGCAAAAATAAAAAATCTTATTAAAAAAAATGAAGAGGTATTAAAAGAAATTGATCAAGCCAAAAATAATAAGCTCGCTCAAACTTATGCCAAGATGAAAGATTCTAAAGCTGCTCCTATCATTGAAAATCTTCCTGATATGGAAGCTGCTGCTATTTTATTTTCTCTTAGTGCCCAAGATATGGGAAAGATATTGGCTAAAATGAATCCTAAAAAGGCTGCAGAGCTTACTGAAATCCTAAAAAAAGGTCCTCCGTTTAAGGAAGAAAAAAAGGTTTTACCTAAAAAAACACAAAATCAGGAGATACCTAATGAATTGTCTCCTAAAAATGAGGATACAAATACTCAAGATTCTTCAATATAG
- the aroQ gene encoding type II 3-dehydroquinate dehydratase, with translation MRILVIQGPNLNMLGHRDPRIYGTMTLEQIHENMKTFAKQNNLELDFFQSNFEGEMIDKIQECVGSDYAGIIMNPGAYSHTSIAIADAIMAAGVPVIEVHLSNIHAREEYRRHSYTGAVSAGVIAGFGAFGYHMGIIAMLQILTEIQTIREAQAAQAKNASSDAKIEVKTETKNEKKDK, from the coding sequence ATGAGAATTTTAGTTATACAAGGTCCTAATTTGAATATGCTTGGACATAGAGATCCTAGAATTTATGGCACAATGACATTGGAGCAAATCCATGAGAATATGAAAACTTTTGCAAAACAGAATAATCTTGAACTTGATTTTTTTCAAAGTAATTTTGAAGGAGAAATGATTGATAAGATTCAAGAATGTGTAGGTAGTGACTATGCTGGAATTATTATGAATCCAGGAGCATATTCTCATACTTCGATTGCGATTGCAGATGCGATTATGGCAGCAGGGGTTCCAGTTATTGAAGTCCATTTAAGCAATATTCACGCTAGAGAAGAATATAGAAGACATTCTTATACAGGGGCAGTCAGTGCTGGAGTTATTGCAGGATTTGGTGCTTTTGGATATCATATGGGAATCATTGCGATGTTGCAAATTTTAACTGAAATTCAGACAATCAGGGAAGCCCAAGCTGCCCAAGCTAAAAATGCTTCAAGCGATGCAAAAATTGAAGTAAAAACCGAAACCAAAAATGAAAAAAAAGATAAATGA
- a CDS encoding aminopeptidase P family protein produces MKKKINDESYLTLDENAQYFECGYSCDNGLFLKIGDNRFFITDSRYTLEAEQEAIETRIVESSDLFRTAADIINKNSVKDIVYDPNQITISAFERLKSHLDSKKELKGSPNFHRFKRIIKTESEIKLIQKSQKLNKEAYKNFAKYLNECKIHLSEQDLYYFSQQFLTHNGKYDLSFKPILGINANAAKPHALPSKKDKIKYGDLLLFDAGIKYQRYCSDRTRTAFFDKSGIVFKKCQNFKDKDLQKIYDIVLCAQEKTIKLLRSGMMGKEIDGIARGVIEKSGYGKYFVHSTGHGIGLDIHELPFISQKSETVIEDGMVFSIEPGIYIPNFYGVRIEDLVVVKNGRAEVI; encoded by the coding sequence ATGAAAAAAAAGATAAATGACGAATCTTATCTTACTCTAGATGAAAATGCCCAATATTTTGAATGCGGGTATAGTTGTGATAACGGGTTGTTTTTAAAAATTGGGGATAATAGGTTTTTTATAACTGATTCCCGATATACCCTTGAGGCAGAACAAGAAGCGATTGAAACAAGAATTGTGGAATCAAGCGATTTATTTCGCACAGCAGCTGATATTATAAATAAAAATTCTGTTAAAGATATTGTTTATGATCCTAATCAGATTACAATAAGTGCTTTTGAAAGATTAAAATCTCATCTTGATTCAAAAAAAGAGTTAAAGGGTTCTCCTAATTTTCATCGATTCAAGCGGATTATTAAGACCGAATCTGAAATTAAGCTGATTCAAAAATCTCAGAAACTCAACAAAGAGGCCTATAAAAATTTTGCTAAGTATCTTAATGAATGCAAAATTCATTTAAGCGAGCAGGATTTATACTACTTCTCCCAGCAATTTTTAACCCATAACGGCAAATATGATCTTAGTTTTAAACCTATTCTTGGAATCAATGCAAATGCTGCTAAACCTCACGCTTTGCCAAGCAAAAAAGACAAAATTAAATATGGCGATCTTTTATTGTTTGATGCAGGTATCAAATACCAAAGATATTGTTCAGACAGAACAAGAACAGCTTTTTTTGACAAAAGCGGGATTGTTTTTAAAAAATGTCAGAATTTTAAAGATAAAGATTTGCAAAAAATTTATGACATCGTTTTGTGTGCTCAAGAGAAAACTATTAAGCTTTTAAGAAGTGGGATGATGGGCAAAGAGATTGATGGGATTGCTAGAGGGGTGATAGAAAAATCTGGTTATGGAAAATATTTTGTTCATAGCACTGGGCATGGGATTGGGCTTGATATTCACGAATTACCCTTTATTTCTCAAAAAAGCGAAACGGTTATAGAAGATGGGATGGTGTTTTCAATTGAGCCTGGAATTTATATTCCAAACTTTTATGGGGTGCGCATTGAAGATTTGGTGGTTGTGAAAAATGGCAGAGCAGAGGTTATTTGA
- the folK gene encoding 2-amino-4-hydroxy-6-hydroxymethyldihydropteridine diphosphokinase, giving the protein MRTLIFTDFFPYRVFLPHYFTNTVTLGIGGNVGNCEKRFKELWRWFSSNKNFSFLASSPIYRNPPFGYVYQEDFYNATITLSTNLSIVELFGLVFYLERRFGRPKKRAFKNSPRTLDIDIIFFNDLILKRPYLKIPHPKWHQRESVLIPLFLEYLTQKGYK; this is encoded by the coding sequence ATGAGAACTCTAATTTTTACTGATTTTTTTCCTTACAGAGTTTTTTTGCCCCACTATTTTACCAATACTGTTACTCTTGGAATAGGGGGAAATGTTGGTAATTGTGAAAAACGTTTTAAGGAACTTTGGAGATGGTTTAGCTCCAATAAAAATTTTTCTTTTTTGGCTTCTTCTCCTATTTATAGAAATCCGCCTTTCGGATATGTTTATCAAGAAGATTTTTATAACGCTACCATTACGCTTTCTACTAATTTGTCCATCGTTGAGCTTTTTGGACTTGTTTTTTATTTAGAACGCAGATTTGGAAGACCTAAGAAAAGAGCGTTTAAAAATTCTCCAAGGACTTTAGATATAGATATAATCTTTTTTAATGATTTGATTTTAAAGCGTCCTTATCTTAAAATACCGCATCCAAAATGGCATCAAAGAGAGTCAGTTTTGATTCCTCTTTTTTTAGAATACTTAACCCAAAAGGGATATAAATGA
- the flhF gene encoding flagellar biosynthesis protein FlhF, with protein MKLYTYGGETAAEALKTAQSKHGEDALVVKTREIRKKTMTQPGLYEIVVAVESDDADENSPETSLEAPKSKNSIQKRLDEILEKNMEKKKKESRNSYDDVTIQLSDAVREISKIAGTEPSKSAIKKESVIVPDMSKSLDLRLENKLIRKQEDRIINQQNDTKELKHIKVELDKINDKIKLIQNMFWDEKAPREETPQIPQEFAEIYRLAKNSGMNKIHLDEIMKLSLELMPLKMRENSLTIKRYFREVLRKMIYCRSEHLDMGAKKIIMLVGPTGVGKTTTLAKLAARYSKMLDKRYKVGIITLDTYRIGALEQLTWYARKMKISIETVIEPEDFLKEIDTLRYCDYILVDTAGHSQHDKQKINMLKKFINNDYKIDVTLVLSATTKYEDLKDIYNSFGELDIDTLVFSKLDESRGLGNLFSLVYESKKPVSYLSIGQEVPMDLMVATNDYLVDCMLDGFSNPNRASK; from the coding sequence ATGAAACTTTATACTTATGGTGGAGAAACGGCTGCAGAGGCTTTAAAAACTGCTCAAAGCAAACACGGTGAAGACGCTTTAGTGGTTAAAACGCGAGAAATTAGAAAAAAAACAATGACTCAGCCTGGTCTTTATGAAATTGTTGTAGCCGTTGAAAGTGATGATGCCGATGAAAATTCTCCTGAAACAAGCTTGGAAGCACCAAAGTCTAAAAACAGCATCCAAAAGCGTTTGGATGAGATTTTAGAAAAAAATATGGAAAAAAAGAAAAAAGAATCAAGAAATTCTTATGATGATGTCACTATCCAGCTATCTGATGCAGTTAGAGAAATCAGCAAAATCGCAGGCACAGAACCTTCTAAGTCTGCAATTAAAAAGGAATCTGTTATTGTTCCTGATATGTCAAAAAGCTTGGATTTAAGATTGGAAAATAAACTAATTCGAAAACAAGAAGACAGAATAATCAACCAACAAAATGATACTAAAGAGCTCAAGCATATCAAAGTCGAACTTGATAAGATAAATGATAAGATTAAATTAATACAAAATATGTTTTGGGATGAAAAAGCTCCTAGAGAAGAAACCCCTCAGATACCCCAAGAGTTTGCCGAAATTTATCGCCTAGCTAAAAACAGCGGGATGAATAAAATCCATTTGGATGAAATTATGAAGTTGAGTTTGGAATTGATGCCTCTTAAAATGAGAGAGAATTCTTTGACGATTAAGCGCTATTTTCGTGAAGTGTTGCGGAAAATGATTTATTGTCGCAGCGAACATTTGGATATGGGAGCAAAAAAAATCATTATGTTGGTTGGTCCGACTGGAGTGGGGAAAACCACCACACTTGCAAAGCTTGCTGCGCGTTATTCAAAAATGCTTGACAAAAGATATAAAGTTGGCATTATCACACTTGATACTTATAGAATTGGAGCGCTTGAACAGCTTACTTGGTATGCAAGGAAGATGAAAATCAGCATAGAAACTGTGATTGAACCTGAAGATTTTTTGAAAGAAATTGACACATTGCGTTATTGTGATTATATCTTGGTAGATACTGCAGGGCATTCCCAGCACGATAAGCAAAAAATCAATATGTTAAAAAAATTTATCAATAATGATTACAAAATTGATGTTACCCTTGTGCTTTCAGCTACAACTAAATATGAGGATTTAAAAGATATTTATAATTCTTTTGGAGAGCTTGATATTGATACTTTAGTTTTTAGCAAACTTGATGAAAGCAGAGGTTTGGGCAATTTATTTTCTTTGGTTTATGAGAGCAAAAAGCCTGTAAGCTACCTTTCAATTGGGCAAGAAGTTCCGATGGATTTGATGGTGGCAACAAATGATTATTTGGTTGATTGTATGTTGGATGGTTTTTCAAATCCTAATCGAGCGTCTAAATGA
- a CDS encoding MinD/ParA family protein: protein MNQASNLEHLMKTSPQKGKTKFIAITSGKGGVGKSTISANLSYTLFKMGYKVGVFDADIGLANLDLIFGVKTNKNILHALKGEAKFDEVIYPIENGLYLIPGDSGDEILKYANQDILDEFVDGSEILDSLDYMIIDTGAGIGEVTRAFLNASDYVVVVTIPDPAAITDAYATIKINSKIKTELFVIVNMAISQREGMGVFEKIRNVAKKNLPDLELNFLGCLQAGDSVKKSTKYRELLCKVEPLNNFSSSMNQIAKMIVSKVEQNVLQNPKESFAGFFKRILGYL, encoded by the coding sequence ATGAATCAAGCCAGTAATTTAGAACATTTGATGAAAACTTCTCCTCAAAAAGGAAAAACAAAATTTATTGCCATTACAAGCGGTAAGGGAGGGGTTGGAAAATCAACGATTAGTGCTAATCTTTCTTATACTCTTTTTAAGATGGGTTATAAAGTCGGGGTATTTGATGCAGATATCGGGTTGGCAAATTTGGATTTGATTTTTGGAGTCAAAACAAATAAGAATATTTTGCACGCCTTAAAAGGAGAAGCCAAGTTTGATGAGGTGATTTATCCTATTGAAAACGGTCTATACTTAATTCCTGGGGATAGCGGAGATGAGATTTTAAAATATGCCAATCAAGATATTTTAGATGAGTTTGTCGATGGAAGTGAGATTTTGGACAGCTTAGACTATATGATCATTGATACGGGAGCAGGAATTGGGGAGGTAACCCGAGCTTTTTTGAATGCCAGCGATTATGTTGTGGTTGTAACTATTCCTGATCCTGCAGCAATTACAGATGCCTATGCTACGATTAAAATCAACTCTAAAATCAAAACAGAGCTTTTTGTGATTGTAAATATGGCAATTTCCCAAAGAGAAGGAATGGGTGTTTTTGAGAAGATACGGAATGTTGCTAAGAAGAATTTGCCTGATTTAGAATTAAATTTTTTAGGTTGTTTGCAAGCTGGTGATTCTGTTAAAAAATCCACAAAATATCGCGAACTTCTTTGCAAGGTTGAGCCTCTAAATAATTTTTCATCTTCTATGAATCAGATTGCGAAGATGATTGTTTCAAAAGTGGAACAAAATGTGCTTCAAAATCCGAAAGAAAGCTTTGCAGGGTTTTTTAAAAGGATATTGGGATATTTATAA
- a CDS encoding RNA polymerase sigma factor FliA, producing MNKKNMQGYNQNIKYSQDELAMQYLPAVRSMAYRIKERVPSSVDLNDLVSVGTEELIKLARRYDNKLNDSFWGYAKTRANGAMLDYLRSLDIVSRASRKLIKSIDYEVSKYFNEYHEEPSNEYLAKVLGEDVDKIKEAKIASDIYALVPIDEQCNIIEQENILEKLEHEELVGIIQEILKTLSEREQLIIQLYFFDELNLSEIKEVLNITESRISQIIKEVIKKIRKSLGEKNG from the coding sequence ATGAATAAAAAAAATATGCAAGGCTACAACCAGAATATTAAATATTCTCAAGATGAGCTTGCAATGCAGTATTTGCCCGCAGTTCGTTCGATGGCCTATCGTATTAAAGAGCGTGTTCCTAGTTCGGTGGATCTGAATGATTTGGTATCTGTTGGCACTGAAGAACTCATTAAGCTTGCTAGAAGGTATGATAATAAACTCAATGATTCTTTTTGGGGATATGCTAAAACTCGTGCTAATGGTGCGATGCTTGATTATTTAAGATCGCTTGATATTGTTTCTAGGGCTTCTAGAAAATTGATAAAATCCATTGATTATGAAGTTTCAAAATATTTTAATGAATATCACGAAGAACCCAGTAATGAATATTTGGCAAAAGTTTTGGGTGAAGATGTCGATAAGATTAAAGAGGCTAAGATTGCTTCTGATATTTATGCTTTGGTCCCCATTGATGAACAATGCAATATCATTGAGCAAGAGAATATTTTAGAAAAACTTGAACACGAAGAGCTTGTAGGGATTATTCAAGAAATTTTAAAGACGCTTTCAGAGCGAGAACAGCTGATTATTCAATTATATTTTTTTGATGAGTTAAATTTGAGTGAGATTAAAGAGGTCTTAAATATTACCGAATCAAGAATTTCTCAGATCATCAAGGAAGTTATTAAAAAAATAAGAAAGTCTTTAGGAGAAAAAAATGGCTGA
- the fliM gene encoding flagellar motor switch protein FliM: MADILSQEEIDALLEVVDEGDDAEVLQKHDIVHQKQVTLYDFKRPNRVSKEQLRAFRSIHDKMARSLSSQISAIMRSIVEIQLHSVDQMTYGEFLMSLPSPTSFNVFSMKPMDGTGVLEINPSIAFPMIDRLLGGKGDPYDHSREFSDIELNLLDTILRQIMQTLKDAWSPITEIFPTVDAKESSANVVQIVAQNEIVIMVVMEIIIGHSSGMMNLCYPVISLETILSRLGGRDLMLSETSSKKSRNKELQALVGGAGVNISVFLGGVRLTLKEVLDLMVGDIIRLDRAADDTVVVNVDGKEKYLASVGLQRYRKTIKIKEIIKTEKDKVKEILEMLEAQRKSKVNDMEEEEE; encoded by the coding sequence ATGGCTGATATATTGAGTCAAGAAGAAATTGATGCGCTCCTTGAAGTGGTTGATGAGGGTGATGATGCTGAAGTTTTGCAAAAACATGACATTGTTCATCAAAAACAAGTAACTCTATATGATTTTAAGCGTCCCAATCGCGTTAGCAAAGAACAACTTCGAGCTTTTAGAAGTATCCACGACAAAATGGCTAGAAGTCTTTCAAGCCAGATTTCTGCAATTATGAGGAGTATTGTTGAAATTCAGTTGCACAGCGTTGATCAGATGACTTATGGGGAATTTTTGATGAGTTTGCCAAGCCCTACAAGTTTTAACGTGTTTTCTATGAAACCTATGGATGGAACAGGGGTTTTAGAGATCAATCCAAGCATTGCTTTTCCTATGATTGACAGACTTTTGGGGGGCAAGGGAGATCCTTATGATCATTCAAGAGAATTTAGTGATATTGAGTTGAATTTGCTTGATACCATACTCAGACAGATTATGCAGACGCTTAAGGATGCGTGGTCTCCGATTACTGAAATTTTTCCAACCGTCGATGCGAAAGAATCTAGTGCAAATGTTGTTCAAATCGTTGCTCAAAATGAAATTGTTATTATGGTCGTGATGGAGATTATTATCGGACATAGTAGCGGGATGATGAATTTATGTTACCCTGTAATTTCTCTTGAAACTATACTTTCTAGGCTTGGAGGCAGGGATTTGATGCTTTCTGAAACCAGCTCAAAGAAAAGTCGTAACAAGGAACTTCAAGCCTTAGTGGGTGGAGCAGGTGTGAATATTTCGGTATTTTTAGGAGGAGTCAGATTGACCTTAAAAGAAGTGTTAGATTTGATGGTTGGGGATATCATTCGTTTGGATAGGGCAGCTGATGATACCGTTGTTGTGAATGTGGATGGAAAAGAGAAATACTTGGCGAGTGTGGGACTTCAAAGATATCGAAAGACGATTAAAATTAAAGAAATCATAAAAACCGAAAAAGATAAAGTCAAAGAAATTCTTGAAATGCTTGAAGCGCAACGAAAAAGCAAGGTAAATGATATGGAAGAAGAGGAAGAATAA
- the fliY gene encoding flagellar motor switch protein FliY, translating to MNDFIKIFTQETISTIEGLTGSSPDIANIKTDYATSIALPVPYAITYIAVSGDLSTNVALIMPVELATALADLMVGGEGASKGEMDSDDLDAVKEINSNIFGAISTSLGSQKNLPKLNFSCRNIEFVITPIDLGLYDKEYEFSFSLNTIKSSFVFLTTSDFTSMFDNIQPQPTNASSEVSQNHLLNQDEIKNIGMLLDVKLNVKVRIGQKKMLLKDVISMDIGSVVELNQLANDPLEILVDDKVIAKGEVVIVDGNFGVQITDIGTKRERLEQLRSQ from the coding sequence ATGAATGATTTTATAAAAATTTTTACTCAAGAGACCATTTCTACGATAGAGGGGCTTACTGGTTCTTCTCCTGATATTGCCAATATTAAAACAGATTACGCGACCTCTATTGCTTTGCCTGTTCCTTATGCAATAACTTATATCGCAGTTTCTGGAGACTTGAGTACAAATGTTGCTTTAATTATGCCTGTTGAACTTGCAACGGCTTTGGCAGATTTAATGGTTGGCGGGGAGGGTGCGAGTAAGGGCGAAATGGATAGTGATGATTTGGATGCGGTTAAAGAGATCAATTCAAATATATTTGGAGCAATTTCAACCTCTTTGGGTTCTCAAAAAAATCTTCCCAAATTGAATTTTTCTTGTCGTAATATAGAATTTGTAATCACTCCGATTGATTTAGGGCTCTATGATAAGGAATATGAGTTTTCTTTTTCGCTCAATACAATTAAATCTAGTTTTGTTTTTTTGACAACATCAGATTTTACGAGTATGTTTGATAATATTCAGCCTCAGCCGACGAATGCCTCTTCTGAAGTTTCTCAAAATCATTTACTCAATCAGGATGAAATCAAAAATATTGGAATGCTTCTTGATGTGAAGCTTAATGTCAAAGTCAGGATTGGTCAAAAAAAGATGCTCTTAAAAGATGTTATATCGATGGATATCGGTAGCGTTGTCGAACTTAATCAACTTGCCAATGATCCTTTGGAAATTCTTGTAGATGACAAAGTGATTGCTAAAGGAGAGGTTGTGATTGTGGATGGAAACTTTGGCGTACAGATAACAGATATTGGGACAAAAAGAGAGCGTTTGGAGCAACTTAGAAGCCAGTAA
- a CDS encoding multidrug efflux SMR transporter — MKYWIFLAIAVIFETIGTTSLKQAANTGNHIYTGIFVLMFIISFTFFWYALRGIDLSIAYASWAGFGLVIITLAGIFIFKEEVSFLKILFLALILIGLVGLKLISKN; from the coding sequence ATGAAATATTGGATATTTTTAGCAATCGCAGTTATCTTTGAAACAATAGGGACAACATCGCTCAAACAAGCAGCTAATACAGGAAACCATATTTATACTGGAATTTTTGTCCTGATGTTTATCATTTCTTTCACATTTTTTTGGTATGCACTAAGAGGTATTGATTTGAGTATCGCTTACGCTTCTTGGGCAGGATTTGGACTTGTAATCATCACTTTAGCAGGAATCTTTATTTTCAAAGAAGAAGTGAGTTTTTTGAAGATTCTTTTTTTAGCACTGATTTTAATTGGTCTAGTGGGGTTAAAATTGATTTCAAAAAACTAA
- a CDS encoding TetR/AcrR family transcriptional regulator encodes MQDKRQEIILNATKIIFKTKISNFSLNAFLNEIKIPKGVFYYYFKSKDELIFEILSSLSETYRIRLENQLYSSKTLREKLMHIFDIYCFTKKRNFEICEFYADFFSYTLNTQNKLFKQHIKKIKEDTKYLITQSFHTDIASKKRLENALAMSEFLSFGIDSFFLCYEILSDGKRDMRKHWKIKNREILIFIEAICDLLEKNTERN; translated from the coding sequence ATGCAAGATAAACGACAAGAAATTATTCTCAATGCTACAAAGATAATTTTTAAAACAAAAATCAGCAATTTTTCTTTGAATGCTTTTTTAAATGAAATAAAAATTCCAAAAGGTGTCTTTTACTATTATTTCAAAAGCAAGGATGAATTGATTTTTGAAATTCTCTCTAGTTTGTCTGAAACTTATCGCATAAGATTGGAAAATCAACTTTACAGCTCAAAGACTTTAAGAGAAAAATTGATGCACATTTTTGATATTTATTGTTTTACAAAAAAACGTAATTTTGAAATTTGTGAATTTTATGCCGACTTTTTTTCATATACTCTCAATACCCAAAATAAGCTTTTTAAACAACACATCAAAAAAATCAAGGAAGATACTAAATACTTAATTACCCAAAGCTTCCATACTGATATCGCAAGTAAAAAAAGATTAGAAAATGCGCTTGCAATGAGTGAATTTCTATCTTTTGGCATTGATAGTTTTTTTCTTTGTTATGAAATTTTATCAGATGGAAAAAGAGATATGAGAAAACATTGGAAAATCAAAAATAGAGAAATTTTGATTTTTATTGAGGCAATTTGTGATCTTTTAGAAAAAAATACCGAAAGGAATTAA